A portion of the Krasilnikovia cinnamomea genome contains these proteins:
- a CDS encoding aminoglycoside phosphotransferase family protein, which translates to MTQEPVREIPLHGGNVSTVSRIGDTVRRNAGPWTPSVHALLNHLQRVGFTGSPHALGMDEKGREVLSYLDGECGEYPLAPHWVTEEALVTVATMLRMFHDAQYGFVNPPGAVWRSFGPPPPDTEVICHHDAAPHNVVWRPDGTLALIDFDLASPGARIYDVAYAAWTWVPLFSDRDSYTLGWKRPNRPRRLRLFADAYGLIPRDRHRLVRTIRKRIVDHVEGIRRMAAAGDPAFVRIVHKGHLRRPMRDLRLLDYERHTLEYALR; encoded by the coding sequence GTGACGCAGGAACCCGTCCGGGAGATCCCGCTGCACGGGGGCAACGTCAGCACGGTCTCCAGGATCGGCGACACGGTCCGGCGTAACGCCGGTCCCTGGACGCCGTCCGTGCACGCCCTGCTCAACCACCTGCAGCGGGTCGGCTTCACCGGCTCGCCGCACGCGCTGGGGATGGACGAGAAGGGCCGCGAGGTGCTGTCGTACCTCGACGGCGAGTGCGGCGAGTACCCGCTGGCCCCGCACTGGGTGACCGAGGAGGCGCTGGTCACGGTCGCCACGATGCTGCGCATGTTCCACGACGCGCAGTACGGGTTCGTGAACCCCCCGGGGGCGGTGTGGCGCTCGTTCGGGCCGCCGCCGCCGGACACCGAGGTGATCTGCCACCACGACGCCGCCCCGCACAACGTGGTCTGGCGGCCGGACGGCACCCTCGCGCTGATCGACTTCGACCTGGCCTCGCCCGGCGCCCGGATCTACGACGTGGCGTACGCGGCGTGGACGTGGGTACCGCTGTTCAGCGACCGGGACTCGTACACGCTGGGCTGGAAGCGGCCGAACCGGCCGCGGCGGCTGCGGCTGTTCGCGGACGCGTACGGGCTGATCCCGCGCGACCGGCACCGGCTGGTGCGCACCATCCGCAAGCGGATCGTGGATCACGTCGAGGGGATCCGCCGGATGGCGGCGGCCGGGGATCCGGCGTTCGTCCGCATCGTGCACAAGGGGCATCTGCGCCGTCCGATGCGCGACCTGCGGCTGCTCGATTACGAGCGGCACACCCTGGAGTACGCGCTCCGCTGA
- a CDS encoding ammonium transporter, whose amino-acid sequence MEINTGNTAWLLLSSALVLLMTPGLALFYGGLNRSKGVLNMMMMSFSCIGLVSILWTIYGFTLAFGTNGNAGLNNVIGSFTQYLGTGTSGITEEWLFFGANTGIPTYAFMAFQMMFAIITVALISGAVSDRMKFGGWVIFAIAWFTLVYVPVAHWVWGGGFIGAKIRALDFAGGTAVHINAGAAALALCLILGRRVGWPRENMRPHNVPFVALGAGLLWFGWFGFNAGSELTVDGTTVFAFLNTQVATAAALVGWIVVEWLRDGKPTMVGASSGAVAGLVAITPACGFVAPVPAIIIGLVAGTVCALAVGLKYRFGFDDSLDVVGVHFVGGWIGSLSLGFFATTQVNAGITDSAILNASEGLFYGGGLTQLGRQFAGSLVVTIYSFVIAAVIALAIKAFKGLRISEEAERGGIDIADHGESAYEFTPAAGSGGGGAFTMAGIGPSTTPDADGKAAVSEKVAG is encoded by the coding sequence GTGGAGATCAACACCGGCAATACCGCCTGGTTGCTCCTGTCGTCTGCGCTCGTTTTGCTCATGACCCCCGGCCTGGCGCTGTTCTACGGTGGCCTCAACCGGTCCAAGGGCGTACTGAACATGATGATGATGAGCTTCTCGTGTATCGGGCTCGTCAGCATCCTGTGGACCATCTACGGCTTCACGCTGGCCTTCGGCACCAACGGCAACGCGGGCCTGAACAACGTCATCGGCAGCTTCACCCAGTACCTCGGCACGGGCACCAGCGGCATCACCGAGGAGTGGCTGTTCTTCGGCGCCAACACCGGCATCCCGACCTACGCCTTCATGGCGTTCCAGATGATGTTCGCCATCATCACCGTGGCGCTGATCAGCGGTGCGGTCTCGGACCGCATGAAGTTCGGCGGCTGGGTCATCTTCGCGATCGCCTGGTTCACGCTGGTCTACGTCCCGGTCGCGCACTGGGTCTGGGGTGGCGGCTTCATCGGCGCCAAGATCCGCGCGCTGGACTTCGCCGGTGGTACCGCGGTGCACATCAACGCCGGTGCGGCCGCGCTGGCGCTCTGCCTGATCCTCGGTAGGCGGGTCGGCTGGCCGCGGGAGAACATGCGCCCGCACAACGTGCCGTTCGTCGCGCTCGGCGCGGGTCTGCTGTGGTTCGGCTGGTTCGGCTTCAACGCCGGTTCCGAGCTGACCGTCGACGGCACCACCGTCTTCGCGTTCCTCAACACCCAGGTCGCCACGGCCGCCGCGCTGGTCGGCTGGATCGTCGTGGAGTGGCTGCGCGACGGCAAGCCGACCATGGTGGGCGCCTCGTCCGGCGCCGTCGCCGGTCTGGTCGCCATCACCCCGGCCTGCGGCTTCGTCGCCCCTGTTCCGGCGATCATCATCGGCCTGGTGGCCGGTACCGTCTGCGCCCTGGCCGTCGGCCTGAAGTACCGCTTTGGCTTCGACGACTCGCTCGACGTCGTCGGTGTCCACTTCGTCGGCGGCTGGATTGGCTCGCTGAGCCTCGGCTTCTTCGCCACCACCCAGGTCAACGCGGGGATCACCGACTCGGCGATCCTGAACGCGAGCGAGGGCCTGTTCTACGGCGGGGGCCTGACCCAGCTGGGCCGCCAGTTCGCCGGCAGCCTGGTGGTGACGATCTACTCGTTCGTGATCGCGGCGGTCATCGCGCTGGCCATCAAGGCCTTCAAGGGCCTGCGGATCAGCGAGGAAGCCGAGCGCGGCGGCATCGACATCGCCGACCACGGCGAGAGCGCGTACGAGTTCACCCCGGCCGCGGGCTCGGGTGGCGGTGGCGCGTTCACCATGGCCGGGATCGGCCCGTCCACCACGCCCGACGCTGACGGCAAGGCCGCGGTCAGCGAGAAGGTCGCCGGTTAG
- the ftsY gene encoding signal recognition particle-docking protein FtsY — translation MEYVVVSVILLIALLVGAAVLVVPRMRRRELPPPPGGGTTTLERPPAAPPVPTEVVAPPVVEPEAAPAPVEEAPYLIEQPEPTAGRLVRLRARLARSQSVLGRGLLAVLSRDHLDDEAWEEIEDSLITADVGVEATQVIVERLRERVRVLGTRTVAEVRQQLAEELIEALEPGLDRTLKAGPFEGRPAVVLVVGVNGAGKTTTCGKIARVLVADGHTVVLGAADTFRAAASEQLATWGERVGAETVRGPEGGDPASVAFDAVKRGIDTGVHTVLIDTAGRLQNKVGLMDELGKVKRVVEKHGPVDEALLILDATTGQNGLEQARVFTEVVDVTGVVLTKLDGTAKGGIVIAVQRKLGIPVKLVGLGEGPDDLAPFEPKAFVEALLGSDG, via the coding sequence ATGGAATACGTGGTCGTCTCCGTCATTCTGCTGATCGCGCTGCTGGTCGGGGCCGCCGTGCTGGTGGTGCCCCGGATGCGCCGCCGCGAGCTGCCGCCGCCGCCCGGCGGGGGGACCACCACGCTGGAGCGGCCCCCGGCGGCGCCGCCAGTGCCCACCGAGGTGGTGGCCCCGCCGGTCGTCGAGCCGGAGGCGGCGCCCGCCCCGGTCGAGGAGGCGCCGTACCTCATCGAGCAGCCGGAACCCACCGCCGGGCGGCTGGTCCGGCTGCGGGCCCGGCTGGCCCGCTCGCAGAGCGTGCTGGGCCGTGGCCTGCTGGCGGTGCTCTCCCGCGACCACCTCGACGACGAGGCGTGGGAGGAGATCGAGGACAGCCTGATCACGGCGGACGTCGGGGTCGAGGCCACCCAGGTGATCGTGGAGCGGCTGCGCGAGCGGGTCCGGGTGCTGGGCACCCGGACCGTGGCGGAGGTACGCCAGCAGCTCGCCGAGGAGCTGATCGAGGCGCTGGAGCCGGGCCTGGACCGCACCCTGAAGGCGGGGCCGTTCGAGGGACGGCCCGCGGTGGTGCTGGTGGTCGGCGTGAACGGCGCGGGCAAGACCACCACCTGCGGCAAGATCGCCCGGGTGCTGGTGGCCGACGGTCACACCGTGGTGCTCGGGGCGGCGGACACGTTCCGGGCCGCGGCCAGCGAGCAGCTCGCCACCTGGGGTGAGCGGGTGGGCGCGGAGACCGTGCGCGGTCCCGAGGGCGGCGACCCGGCCAGCGTGGCGTTCGACGCGGTCAAGCGGGGTATCGACACGGGCGTGCACACCGTGCTGATCGACACGGCCGGGCGGCTGCAGAACAAGGTGGGGCTCATGGACGAGCTGGGCAAGGTCAAGCGGGTCGTGGAGAAGCACGGCCCGGTCGACGAGGCGCTGCTGATCCTCGACGCCACCACCGGACAGAACGGTCTGGAGCAGGCCCGGGTGTTCACCGAAGTGGTGGACGTTACCGGCGTGGTGCTGACGAAGCTGGACGGCACCGCGAAGGGCGGAATCGTCATCGCCGTGCAGCGCAAGCTGGGGATTCCCGTGAAGCTGGTCGGTCTGGGGGAGGGCCCGGACGATCTCGCCCCGTTCGAGCCGAAGGCCTTCGTCGAGGCGCTGCTTGGCAGCGACGGTTAG
- a CDS encoding P-II family nitrogen regulator, producing the protein MKLVTAVIKPYQLDGVKEALHALGVAGLTVSEVQGYGRQKGHTEVYRGAEYTVEFLPKIKVEVLTDEIDVEKVVDAVVTAARTGKIGDGKVWVTAVEDVVRVRTGERGLDAL; encoded by the coding sequence ATGAAGCTGGTGACCGCGGTCATCAAGCCGTACCAGCTCGACGGGGTCAAGGAGGCGCTGCACGCACTCGGCGTCGCGGGCCTGACCGTCAGCGAGGTACAGGGCTACGGACGGCAGAAGGGCCACACGGAGGTGTACCGGGGCGCCGAGTACACGGTGGAGTTCCTTCCGAAGATCAAGGTTGAGGTGCTGACCGACGAGATCGACGTCGAGAAGGTCGTCGACGCGGTGGTCACCGCCGCGCGTACCGGCAAGATCGGCGACGGGAAGGTGTGGGTGACGGCCGTCGAGGACGTCGTCCGGGTCCGTACCGGCGAGCGCGGCCTCGACGCGCTGTAG